In one Chlamydia sp. BM-2023 genomic region, the following are encoded:
- the hemW gene encoding radical SAM family heme chaperone HemW, with product MNGKKPLALYIHFPFCSKKCHYCSFYTIPYNSESVALYCNMVLQEGLNKLSSIEDTYFIDTVFLGGGTPSLIPPQNLHKIVHALAPHAQEITLEANPEDLSEPYLRDLTLTSINRISIGVQTFHDPILKALGRIHSSATSIEAIQRCYEHGFNNLSIDLIYGLPTQSLADFIADLHQALSLPITHISLYNLTVDPHTSFYKHRRVIAPSIANEDILAAMSLYAEDLLSSRGFSRYELASYAKHQAQSKHNLYYWTDKPFLGLGVSASQYLNNTRSKNLSRISQYLRAVRKNLPTHESTECLPKEEQIKEALALRLRLTQGARWKDFPSTLMENLHSLPLIKELFDHNDEFLFLNKQGRLFHDTVAEEIMNLSF from the coding sequence ATGAATGGTAAAAAACCTCTAGCTCTCTATATCCATTTTCCTTTTTGCTCAAAGAAATGCCACTACTGTAGCTTTTATACTATTCCGTATAATTCTGAGTCCGTGGCTCTCTATTGCAATATGGTTTTGCAAGAAGGACTGAATAAGCTCTCTTCTATTGAAGATACTTATTTCATAGATACCGTATTTCTTGGCGGAGGGACGCCATCGCTAATCCCTCCACAAAATCTTCATAAAATCGTTCATGCTCTTGCTCCCCACGCTCAGGAAATCACTCTAGAAGCTAATCCTGAAGACCTTTCTGAACCATATTTAAGAGATCTTACTCTCACCTCTATCAATAGAATTAGTATTGGAGTACAAACATTTCATGATCCCATTCTCAAAGCATTAGGAAGAATTCATTCATCAGCCACCTCTATAGAGGCTATACAACGTTGCTATGAACACGGATTTAATAACCTCTCCATTGATCTGATTTACGGTCTACCAACGCAATCCTTAGCAGATTTTATAGCAGATCTTCATCAAGCTCTCTCCCTACCCATTACTCATATCTCACTATACAACCTAACTGTAGACCCCCATACCTCTTTTTACAAACACCGGCGCGTTATAGCCCCCTCTATTGCCAATGAGGATATACTAGCTGCTATGAGTCTCTACGCTGAAGATCTCCTGTCTTCTCGGGGATTTTCCCGTTATGAACTCGCATCCTATGCAAAACATCAAGCACAATCCAAACACAACCTCTACTATTGGACTGACAAACCATTTTTAGGACTGGGAGTATCTGCTTCGCAATACCTCAATAATACACGCTCAAAAAATCTCTCAAGAATCTCTCAGTATCTACGCGCTGTACGTAAAAATCTTCCCACTCACGAATCTACAGAGTGCTTACCAAAAGAAGAACAAATCAAAGAAGCCCTAGCTTTAAGATTACGACTCACACAGGGCGCGCGATGGAAAGATTTTCCCTCTACTCTAATGGAAAACCTCCACTCTCTCCCCCTTATTAAGGAGCTCTTCGACCATAATGACGAGTTTCTATTCTTAAATAAGCAAGGTCGATTATTTCATGACACCGTTGCTGAAGAAATCATGAATCTTTCTTTTTAA
- a CDS encoding 2Fe-2S iron-sulfur cluster-binding protein — translation MSKLIISSEDETQEFDLDDGQDISEPCESAGVPFACTEGVCGTCVIEVIEGKENLSDFTQEESDFLGDSESSNERLACQCKIKGGCVKITF, via the coding sequence ATGTCAAAATTAATTATTTCATCAGAAGACGAAACTCAAGAATTTGACTTAGACGATGGACAAGATATTTCCGAACCATGTGAATCTGCTGGTGTACCCTTTGCTTGTACAGAGGGTGTCTGTGGCACATGCGTTATTGAGGTTATAGAGGGGAAAGAAAATCTTTCTGACTTCACTCAAGAAGAGAGTGACTTTCTAGGAGATTCGGAAAGTTCTAATGAGCGTCTTGCCTGCCAGTGTAAAATCAAAGGTGGCTGCGTAAAAATCACGTTTTAA
- a CDS encoding 2-oxoglutarate dehydrogenase E1 component, which translates to MDSEFAGQVHSSDMDWIESMFQRFLNHETLDPSWKYFFEGYQLGQEGASSSSSENEEAYAALQEKKAQFLCMIYRYYGYLQSQISPLSPVNPSSLIQEKIKNIDLNDIVPSLGILPKPKVSVRDLIQELKNCYCRSIAVETLACSPQLQEFVWKLMESKSPQKSSEELLRAYKDMCKATFFEEFLQIKFTGQKRFSLEGGESLVPMLEHLVHFGVNQGITNYILGMAHRGRLNVLTNVLGKPYRNVFMEFEDDPQSRGLDTVGDVKYHKGYVSRSHHKNGEEVTFVMLPNPSHLEAVDPVVEGVVAALQHQVPSGKEHSCLAILVHGDAAFSGQGIVYETLQLSQVPGYSTGGTLHIVVNNHIGFTAQPRESRSTPYCTDIAKMLGIPVFRVNAEDLVACLQAIEYSIKVREEFHCDVIIDFCCYRKYGHNESDDPSITAPLLYNEIKKKPTIREIFKKSLLSNYSSEISEEILTKIEKSVQDSLNQEFQSLKQEECQTLPQRDCRHCDRMDLGELLVNDIDVSLDRDTLFRISSKLCGFPDNFTPHPKVKALLDKRMKMARGEIGFDWGMAEELAFASLLIEKFSLRLSGQDSIRGTFSQRHLLWSDVNSGDTYTPLYHLSPDQGSVEMYNSPLSEYAVLGFEYGYAQQAERTLVLWEAQFGDFSNGAQIIFDQYISSAIQKWDLHSDLVVLLPHGYEGQGPEHSSARIERYLQLAANWNFQVVIPSTPVQYFRILREHTTRDLSLPLVIFSPKMLLRHPECTSSIDEFAIPGGFRPILEDPNPNYDAKVLVLCSGKVYYDFQGALDQQHKQNFACLRIESLYPLYLEELLSLIGKYSKVTHYVWLQEEPQNMGAYDYIFMATQDLFPKKLLCVTRPRSSSTATGSARLHKQEFLTLMETLFSLGNV; encoded by the coding sequence ATGGATTCTGAGTTTGCTGGACAAGTCCATTCTTCGGATATGGACTGGATTGAGTCTATGTTTCAAAGGTTTCTAAATCATGAAACCCTCGATCCTTCATGGAAATATTTTTTTGAAGGATATCAGTTAGGGCAGGAAGGTGCTTCATCATCATCTTCCGAAAATGAAGAAGCCTACGCAGCCCTACAGGAAAAGAAAGCACAATTTCTTTGTATGATATACCGTTATTATGGATATTTACAAAGTCAGATTTCTCCATTATCTCCCGTTAATCCTTCCTCACTAATTCAAGAAAAGATCAAAAATATAGATCTTAATGATATCGTCCCTTCTTTAGGTATTCTCCCTAAACCTAAAGTGTCCGTTCGTGATTTGATTCAAGAGCTAAAAAATTGTTACTGCCGCAGTATTGCTGTAGAAACTTTAGCATGCTCTCCCCAGTTACAAGAGTTTGTCTGGAAATTAATGGAGAGCAAGTCTCCTCAAAAATCTTCAGAAGAGCTTTTACGTGCCTATAAAGATATGTGTAAGGCTACCTTTTTTGAAGAATTCCTGCAGATAAAATTTACGGGGCAAAAAAGGTTTTCATTAGAGGGTGGGGAAAGTTTGGTCCCTATGCTTGAACATCTTGTTCACTTTGGTGTTAATCAAGGTATTACAAATTATATCCTTGGTATGGCTCATCGCGGGAGATTAAATGTTTTAACAAATGTGTTGGGGAAGCCTTACCGTAACGTTTTTATGGAGTTTGAGGATGATCCTCAATCCCGAGGTTTAGATACTGTCGGAGATGTGAAGTATCACAAGGGTTATGTATCTCGGTCGCATCATAAAAACGGTGAAGAGGTAACGTTTGTCATGTTGCCAAATCCCAGCCATTTAGAGGCTGTAGATCCCGTTGTTGAAGGTGTTGTCGCTGCGCTGCAACATCAGGTGCCCTCAGGAAAAGAGCATTCTTGTTTAGCAATTCTTGTTCATGGTGATGCAGCATTTTCAGGGCAGGGGATTGTTTATGAGACGTTACAATTAAGTCAGGTTCCTGGGTATTCCACAGGGGGAACTTTACATATTGTTGTTAACAATCATATAGGCTTTACCGCTCAACCTAGAGAATCACGCTCCACACCCTACTGTACAGATATTGCGAAGATGCTGGGTATTCCTGTATTTCGTGTGAATGCTGAGGATCTCGTCGCTTGTTTACAAGCTATAGAATACTCTATAAAAGTCCGCGAAGAGTTTCACTGTGACGTGATTATTGATTTTTGCTGTTATCGCAAATATGGTCATAACGAAAGTGATGACCCGTCAATAACAGCTCCTTTGCTTTATAATGAGATTAAGAAAAAACCCACGATTCGTGAGATTTTTAAGAAATCTCTATTGAGTAATTATTCTTCTGAGATTTCTGAGGAAATCCTAACGAAAATTGAAAAAAGCGTTCAGGATAGCCTAAATCAGGAATTTCAATCATTGAAACAGGAAGAGTGTCAGACGCTCCCTCAAAGAGATTGCCGTCATTGCGATCGTATGGATCTTGGAGAGCTCTTAGTAAACGATATTGATGTTTCTTTAGATCGTGACACATTATTTCGGATAAGTTCTAAGTTATGTGGTTTCCCTGATAACTTTACGCCTCATCCTAAGGTTAAAGCTCTTCTTGATAAAAGAATGAAAATGGCCAGGGGAGAAATAGGTTTTGATTGGGGAATGGCAGAGGAATTAGCTTTTGCTTCTTTATTAATAGAGAAGTTTTCACTACGTCTTTCTGGTCAGGATTCTATTCGCGGTACGTTTAGTCAGCGTCATTTGCTATGGAGTGATGTCAACTCGGGAGATACTTACACACCTTTGTATCATTTATCTCCGGATCAGGGATCTGTGGAGATGTATAACTCTCCGTTATCTGAGTATGCTGTTTTAGGATTTGAGTATGGTTATGCCCAACAGGCAGAACGTACTCTTGTTTTATGGGAAGCGCAATTTGGAGATTTTTCCAACGGTGCGCAAATTATTTTTGACCAGTATATTTCTTCGGCAATTCAGAAATGGGATTTACATTCTGATCTTGTTGTTCTATTACCGCATGGATATGAGGGGCAGGGCCCTGAGCATTCTTCAGCGCGTATAGAGCGCTATTTGCAGCTTGCTGCAAATTGGAATTTTCAAGTTGTTATTCCTTCTACTCCTGTGCAATATTTCCGTATTCTTCGTGAACATACGACAAGGGATCTTTCTCTACCCTTGGTTATCTTTTCTCCGAAAATGCTTTTGCGTCATCCTGAATGTACAAGCTCTATAGATGAGTTTGCCATTCCAGGAGGTTTCCGACCTATTCTTGAAGATCCCAATCCAAATTATGATGCTAAAGTTTTGGTATTATGTTCTGGAAAGGTATATTACGATTTTCAAGGAGCTTTAGATCAACAGCATAAGCAGAATTTTGCTTGTTTGCGTATTGAGAGTTTGTATCCTTTATATCTTGAGGAGTTACTTTCTCTTATTGGAAAGTATTCTAAAGTTACCCATTACGTATGGCTTCAAGAAGAACCTCAGAATATGGGAGCTTATGATTATATATTCATGGCAACTCAAGATCTATTCCCCAAAAAACTGCTGTGTGTAACCAGACCGAGGAGTAGTTCTACCGCTACGGGATCCGCGCGTCTTCATAAACAAGAATTTTTAACATTAATGGAAACATTGTTTTCTTTAGGTAATGTATGA
- the sucB gene encoding dihydrolipoyllysine-residue succinyltransferase, whose translation MITEVRIPSVAESISEVTIASLLVASESLVQENQGIMEIESEKVNQLIYSPTSGRIVWEVSEGDIVAVGGLVAKIYDANEALPETVDDTPSLGETLDAEIICFPRSTAHNPPAEGKKFVPLRDKVEKSPQSSGSKNEVRERMSSIRKTISRRLVSALHESAMLTTFNEIHMNPLMKLRKENQESFSSRYNVKLGLMSFFIKAVIEGLKAYPRVNAYIDGDEIVYRQYYDICIAVGTERGLVVPVIRECDKLSSGEIEVKLADLASRARDGLISVPELEGGSFTITNGGVYGSLLSTPIINPPQVGILGMHKIEKRPVVIDNTVAIADMMYVAFSYDHRIIDGKEAVGFLIKIKDAIEQPESLLDF comes from the coding sequence ATGATTACAGAAGTACGCATTCCGAGTGTTGCCGAGTCAATAAGTGAGGTTACTATAGCATCTCTTTTGGTGGCTTCGGAAAGTCTGGTTCAGGAGAACCAGGGCATTATGGAGATCGAAAGTGAGAAAGTAAACCAGCTTATTTATTCTCCTACATCAGGAAGAATCGTTTGGGAAGTTTCTGAAGGGGATATTGTTGCTGTCGGAGGTCTTGTTGCTAAGATTTATGATGCTAACGAAGCTCTTCCTGAGACTGTTGATGACACTCCATCTCTTGGAGAGACCTTAGATGCAGAGATTATCTGTTTCCCAAGATCTACAGCGCATAACCCTCCCGCAGAGGGGAAAAAGTTTGTTCCTTTACGCGATAAGGTCGAAAAATCCCCGCAATCCTCAGGATCTAAGAATGAGGTTCGCGAGCGTATGTCATCAATACGTAAAACAATTTCCCGACGTTTAGTTTCTGCTCTTCATGAATCAGCGATGCTAACAACATTTAACGAGATTCATATGAATCCTCTTATGAAACTTCGTAAGGAGAATCAAGAGAGTTTTTCTTCTCGTTATAATGTGAAATTAGGATTGATGTCTTTCTTCATTAAAGCTGTTATTGAAGGTTTGAAGGCATATCCCCGCGTAAATGCCTATATTGATGGTGATGAGATTGTCTATCGTCAGTATTACGATATTTGCATTGCTGTGGGGACAGAACGCGGCCTTGTTGTTCCTGTAATTCGTGAATGTGACAAACTTTCTAGTGGTGAAATCGAAGTAAAACTAGCTGATTTAGCTTCTAGAGCTCGTGACGGCTTGATTTCTGTTCCTGAGTTGGAAGGGGGAAGCTTTACGATTACCAATGGTGGGGTATACGGTTCGTTACTTTCCACTCCAATTATCAATCCTCCTCAGGTGGGGATATTGGGAATGCACAAGATAGAAAAACGTCCCGTGGTTATTGATAACACTGTAGCCATCGCTGACATGATGTATGTAGCTTTTAGCTATGACCATCGTATTATTGATGGTAAGGAGGCTGTGGGCTTCCTTATCAAAATCAAAGATGCTATTGAACAACCTGAATCTTTACTTGATTTCTAA
- the pgeF gene encoding peptidoglycan editing factor PgeF: MNQASRHGDIKQLSIPELAGFPLRLGLFPKQRDNEGYVYVPKNEEIRQALGAKKFCDLHQVHSTSLRQATMTTPSGCPGDGLYTQEPMLSLHIRHSDCQPAIFYDPEKHVVANVHCGWRGLVGNIYAVTVATLKKVFNSRPQDLIVVVGPSLGPEHATYPDYKELFPPGFFSFMPSENHMDFRAIARKQLLDLGIPKSKITISEICTYAQHETFFSSRYRNYHAEPDVIDTPLRKNNVTAVLLLPR, from the coding sequence ATGAATCAAGCTTCTCGTCACGGTGATATCAAACAACTTTCTATTCCAGAACTTGCTGGTTTTCCTCTACGTCTTGGATTATTCCCGAAACAACGAGACAACGAAGGGTACGTTTATGTCCCTAAAAATGAAGAAATCCGCCAGGCTTTGGGAGCAAAGAAATTTTGCGACCTCCATCAAGTACATAGTACTAGTTTACGCCAAGCAACCATGACAACACCTTCGGGATGTCCCGGAGACGGTTTATATACCCAAGAGCCTATGCTCTCGTTGCATATTCGCCATTCTGATTGCCAACCAGCTATCTTTTATGATCCTGAAAAGCACGTCGTCGCTAATGTACATTGTGGTTGGCGAGGACTTGTAGGAAATATCTACGCGGTTACCGTAGCTACATTGAAAAAGGTGTTTAATTCCCGCCCTCAAGATCTCATTGTTGTTGTAGGGCCTTCCTTAGGGCCAGAGCACGCTACTTATCCTGATTATAAGGAGCTGTTTCCCCCTGGTTTCTTTTCCTTTATGCCTAGTGAAAATCATATGGATTTTCGCGCAATAGCAAGAAAGCAACTCTTAGATCTCGGTATTCCTAAATCTAAAATTACTATTTCAGAAATATGCACGTATGCTCAACATGAGACTTTCTTCTCATCAAGATATAGAAATTATCATGCAGAGCCAGATGTGATAGATACACCACTAAGAAAGAACAATGTTACAGCTGTTTTACTTCTTCCTAGGTAA
- a CDS encoding FliA/WhiG family RNA polymerase sigma factor — MKTQDKQNISEIWELYWETQKIEYRDTLIDVYLHLVKCVVHRLIVGMPSHVKTEDLYASGVEGLVRAVERFNPEKSSRFEGYALFLIKAAIIDDLRRQDWVPRSVHQKANKLSDAMDTLRQSLGKEPTDGDLCEYFQISQQELSGWFVSARPALIISLNEERSSMGDGESGVALEERIPDERAETGYDVVDKKEFTSFLAAAIEGLDEKERKVMALYYYEELVLKEIGKILGVSESRVSQIHSKALIKLRAALSAFV, encoded by the coding sequence GTGAAAACACAAGATAAGCAAAACATTTCTGAAATTTGGGAATTATATTGGGAGACCCAAAAGATAGAGTATCGTGATACTCTCATCGATGTTTACCTGCATCTAGTTAAATGTGTCGTGCACCGTTTAATCGTGGGTATGCCTTCCCATGTGAAGACCGAAGATCTTTATGCCTCTGGAGTCGAGGGGTTGGTACGCGCTGTAGAGCGCTTCAACCCAGAGAAAAGCAGTCGTTTTGAGGGCTACGCCTTATTTTTAATAAAAGCTGCAATTATTGATGATTTAAGGAGGCAAGATTGGGTGCCTAGGAGCGTACACCAGAAAGCTAACAAACTTTCTGACGCGATGGATACTCTACGTCAGTCTTTGGGGAAAGAACCTACGGACGGAGATCTTTGTGAGTATTTCCAAATTTCCCAACAGGAGCTATCCGGGTGGTTTGTCTCCGCTCGTCCAGCTTTAATTATCTCGCTGAATGAAGAGCGCTCTTCCATGGGAGATGGAGAATCTGGAGTAGCCTTAGAGGAGAGAATTCCAGATGAGAGGGCAGAAACGGGGTACGACGTCGTTGATAAAAAGGAGTTCACTTCGTTTTTAGCTGCCGCTATAGAAGGTCTCGACGAAAAAGAACGGAAAGTCATGGCTCTATATTATTACGAAGAGTTAGTCCTAAAGGAAATTGGGAAGATCTTAGGGGTTAGTGAGTCTCGTGTGTCGCAAATTCATTCCAAGGCTCTGATTAAACTTCGAGCAGCCCTATCTGCTTTCGTTTAA
- a CDS encoding 4-hydroxy-3-methylbut-2-en-1-yl diphosphate synthase: MITSSTKQGTTRRHTHSVKIGHLYVGSEHSIKNQSMTTTPTSDVDATVAQIYALVESGCEIARVTVQGIKESQACEQIKERLLSMGLNIPLVADIHFFPQAAMHVADFVDKVRINPGNFVDKRNMFTGKTYTDKNYADSLIRLEEKFSPLVEKCKRLGKAMRIGVNHGSLSERVMQRYGDTIEGMVVSALEYIEVCEKLGYRDVVFSMKSSNPKVMVAAYRQLAKDLDARGWHYPLHLGVTEAGMGMDGIIKSAVGIGTLLTEGLGDTIRCSLTGCPTEEVPVCEMLLKHTTTYLNLPKQENPFALENSESFVNASKKITKDTPWGSVYGVFLKLYNDHFENTTAEKLLEDLGVNSTTGKKEFTTPEGVLVPQDLVGTPIVEKLKEHLIVFHHYEVPCLYDYNEEIWNSEEVLAAPFVHCHATPPFIHSTRYFFKKKNHEKQPVKIVFSKDLTNEHEAAVSIATEFGALLLDGLGDAVILDLPNIPLRTSREIAFGTLQSAGVRLVKTEYISCPGCGRTLFDLPEVTKRIQAITKHLPGLKIAVMGCIVNGPGEMADADFGFVGSKTGMIDLYVKHTCVKAHIPMENAEEELVRLLQEHGVWKNPE, from the coding sequence ATGATCACTTCTTCTACTAAGCAAGGCACAACTAGGCGTCACACTCACTCAGTAAAAATCGGCCATCTTTATGTGGGTAGTGAACACTCAATAAAAAACCAATCCATGACGACAACTCCTACTTCAGATGTAGATGCTACTGTCGCGCAAATTTACGCTCTCGTAGAATCTGGATGTGAAATAGCACGAGTGACCGTACAGGGAATTAAAGAGTCTCAGGCATGTGAGCAAATCAAAGAGCGCCTGCTCAGTATGGGTTTAAATATTCCCCTTGTTGCTGATATTCATTTCTTTCCTCAAGCAGCTATGCATGTTGCTGATTTTGTAGATAAGGTGCGTATCAATCCGGGTAACTTTGTAGACAAACGTAATATGTTCACAGGGAAAACCTACACAGATAAAAACTACGCTGACAGCCTTATTCGATTAGAGGAAAAGTTTTCCCCCCTTGTAGAAAAATGCAAGCGCTTAGGGAAAGCAATGAGAATTGGTGTGAATCACGGTTCTCTCTCTGAGCGTGTTATGCAGCGCTATGGTGATACCATTGAGGGTATGGTCGTTTCCGCTCTTGAGTATATTGAAGTTTGTGAAAAGCTCGGCTATCGCGACGTTGTTTTCTCTATGAAATCTAGCAACCCAAAAGTTATGGTAGCTGCCTACCGTCAGCTAGCAAAAGATCTTGATGCTCGAGGTTGGCACTATCCCCTACACTTAGGCGTTACAGAAGCCGGAATGGGAATGGATGGGATTATCAAATCTGCCGTGGGAATAGGAACTCTCCTTACCGAAGGTTTGGGAGACACTATTCGTTGTTCTTTAACGGGATGCCCCACTGAAGAAGTCCCTGTTTGTGAGATGTTATTAAAACACACAACAACCTATTTAAATCTCCCTAAACAAGAGAATCCCTTTGCTCTGGAAAATTCTGAGAGCTTCGTTAATGCTTCGAAAAAAATCACTAAAGATACACCCTGGGGATCTGTTTACGGGGTATTTCTTAAACTTTACAACGATCATTTTGAAAATACCACAGCAGAAAAACTTCTCGAAGATTTAGGAGTGAACTCCACAACAGGGAAAAAAGAATTCACAACACCCGAAGGGGTGCTTGTTCCTCAAGACTTAGTAGGAACTCCGATTGTTGAAAAACTCAAAGAACATTTGATCGTTTTCCACCATTACGAAGTGCCCTGTCTTTATGATTACAATGAAGAAATTTGGAATAGCGAAGAAGTTTTAGCAGCACCTTTTGTGCACTGTCATGCCACTCCCCCGTTTATTCATAGTACAAGGTATTTCTTTAAGAAGAAAAACCATGAAAAGCAACCTGTGAAGATAGTCTTTTCCAAAGATCTCACTAATGAGCATGAAGCTGCAGTATCTATAGCTACGGAATTCGGAGCTTTACTTCTCGATGGTTTAGGAGATGCTGTAATTTTAGATCTTCCGAATATTCCTTTACGCACTTCTCGAGAAATTGCCTTTGGAACATTACAAAGTGCTGGCGTACGTTTAGTAAAAACAGAGTATATCTCCTGCCCAGGATGTGGACGAACTTTATTTGATCTTCCTGAGGTAACAAAGCGTATTCAAGCAATAACAAAACATCTTCCGGGACTAAAAATCGCTGTTATGGGATGTATTGTTAATGGTCCTGGAGAAATGGCAGATGCCGATTTTGGATTTGTAGGATCTAAAACTGGTATGATCGATCTCTATGTTAAACATACTTGTGTAAAAGCGCATATTCCTATGGAAAATGCCGAAGAAGAATTAGTTCGTCTTTTGCAAGAACACGGTGTATGGAAAAACCCCGAATAA
- a CDS encoding EscV/YscV/HrcV family type III secretion system export apparatus protein, with product MTLIPLGILLSFLVPLPQMLLDTGLCINFTLSLTAIFWVFSLKSSHSAKLFPALFLYLCLFRLGLNLASTRWILSSGWASPLIFSLGNFFSLGSLGAGIAACCLFFLVNFLVIAKGSERVAEVRARFILEALPGKQMSLDADLLSGRTSSLDIEQQKQDLFEESDFFSSMEGVFRFVKGDAIISCVLLIVNSLAALYFSCTSDCDINNLWLTVVGDALVSQIPALLTSCAAATLISKVGKEESLLEHMVAYYEQAREHFRSIALILSSLLFIPSTPKAPIIASITALFFAYKKPKDSLEPSFTSENLQQIHLFLPKDYLGPDPQEIYSQACEGVFSELGVAFQSNVRVSYTHKASSLSYAGQNFYLKEMSLTYLLPILRNIAPEVIHGQHIKSLLRNAQNSSGISVDEIIPKKISENSLLFLTKTLVKERVSLRLFPKILESIALCGSSDENLEVLSEKIRRHLGKHIGRALWDKENTLEIITVDSHVERMISDSYSKSNPSMCDKVVNQIQGLLQQSGEGEFRAVVTGCESRFELRKIIEPHFPNLLVLSHNELPEEMPISLLGSVSDEVLTL from the coding sequence ATGACTCTCATTCCCCTCGGAATTCTTCTTTCTTTTTTGGTTCCCTTGCCTCAAATGTTGTTAGACACAGGTTTATGTATCAATTTCACTCTGTCTTTAACTGCTATATTTTGGGTGTTTTCGCTAAAATCTAGCCACTCAGCGAAGCTCTTCCCCGCACTCTTTTTGTATCTTTGTCTATTTCGTTTGGGCTTAAATCTTGCCTCAACACGATGGATTTTATCATCGGGTTGGGCATCACCACTGATCTTTTCCTTGGGAAACTTTTTTTCTTTGGGAAGTTTAGGTGCAGGGATTGCCGCATGTTGCCTGTTTTTTTTAGTAAATTTTTTGGTAATTGCTAAGGGATCAGAAAGAGTTGCAGAAGTTCGTGCTAGGTTTATTTTAGAAGCACTGCCAGGTAAGCAGATGTCTTTGGACGCTGACCTTCTATCTGGGAGAACTTCTAGTTTGGATATCGAACAGCAAAAACAAGATCTTTTCGAAGAAAGCGATTTCTTTTCCTCCATGGAGGGAGTCTTTCGCTTTGTAAAAGGGGATGCAATTATTAGCTGTGTTTTACTCATAGTCAATTCCCTAGCGGCTCTCTATTTTTCCTGCACTTCGGATTGTGATATAAACAACCTCTGGTTGACAGTTGTCGGTGATGCTTTAGTAAGTCAAATACCTGCATTGCTTACCTCATGTGCTGCAGCTACATTAATATCCAAAGTAGGAAAGGAAGAATCTCTGCTTGAGCATATGGTGGCTTATTATGAGCAAGCCCGTGAACACTTTCGTTCCATTGCTCTTATTCTCTCATCGTTGTTGTTTATTCCCTCAACCCCCAAAGCTCCTATAATCGCTTCCATTACGGCTTTATTTTTTGCCTATAAGAAGCCAAAGGATTCTCTAGAACCTTCTTTCACTTCTGAAAATCTCCAGCAGATACACCTATTTCTTCCTAAAGACTATTTAGGCCCAGATCCCCAGGAAATCTACTCCCAGGCTTGTGAAGGAGTCTTCAGTGAGTTGGGAGTGGCATTCCAGAGCAATGTTAGGGTATCCTACACACATAAAGCTTCGTCATTAAGTTATGCTGGACAGAATTTTTATCTAAAAGAAATGTCTCTAACTTATCTTCTGCCTATATTAAGAAATATCGCTCCAGAAGTTATTCATGGGCAACACATCAAATCTCTTCTAAGAAATGCGCAAAACTCCTCGGGAATTTCCGTTGATGAAATTATCCCCAAAAAAATTTCAGAGAACTCTCTATTGTTTTTAACAAAGACTCTAGTGAAAGAGCGTGTATCCCTAAGATTATTCCCTAAAATCCTAGAGTCCATAGCCCTATGCGGATCTTCTGATGAAAATTTAGAGGTCCTTTCTGAGAAAATCCGAAGACATTTGGGAAAACATATAGGTAGGGCTCTTTGGGATAAGGAAAATACATTGGAAATTATCACCGTAGATTCTCATGTGGAAAGGATGATAAGCGACTCATATTCAAAATCTAACCCGTCAATGTGTGATAAAGTAGTAAATCAAATCCAGGGTCTACTCCAACAATCAGGTGAAGGGGAGTTCCGAGCTGTCGTCACAGGTTGCGAATCACGGTTTGAACTTAGAAAAATCATCGAACCTCATTTCCCCAATCTTTTAGTTCTATCCCATAATGAACTTCCTGAAGAGATGCCTATTTCTTTGCTAGGATCCGTTTCAGACGAGGTTTTGACTCTTTAA